One genomic region from Osmerus mordax isolate fOsmMor3 chromosome 4, fOsmMor3.pri, whole genome shotgun sequence encodes:
- the ada2a gene encoding adenosine deaminase 2-A isoform X1, with the protein MVIIMAHIRRISPRNNNGLCHRGVDQPTSSTMLSWLRLHQVATLLTLPLLLSWGTLCGGSPDPRLRESLMWQEGSMQTGGTLLLTEAETELGAQLQKLKKQEMERSDFPPTLHFFKARSLIQQSPIYRLLQRMPKGAALHVHDFSLVGVEWLVRNVTYRPHCYMCFTDDSSIRFLFSSRQPSPLARCSPWVLLETLRAKLKNTTDLDSSIVRNLTLFTEDPDQAYPSQAMVWKAFEQAFLVALGLVTHAPVFKDYFYEGLRQFYMDNIMYLELRALLPETYELDGSTHDRAWSLRTYQEVTRMFVSEHPDFLGTKVIFTVHRGMNLSMVKEAVEEAMELQRDYPEIMAGFDLVGREDSGRPLWFFREALSLPGERGVALPFFFHAGETDAEGTEVDQNMLDALLFNTSRIGHGFALVRHPVAKELSRKMGVAVEVCPISNQVLKLVSDLRNHPAAVLMSEGHPLVISSDDPATFGSSGLSYDFYEAFVGIGGMSSDIRTLKQLALNSIKYSALTPRMKQKATDLWQRSWEKFVSENVL; encoded by the exons ATGGTGATAATAATGGCCCACATTAGGCGGATTTCACCAAGGAATAACAACGGTCTGTGCCATCG TGGTGTTGATCAGCCCACCAGCTCGACCATGTTGTCATGGCTACGACTCCACCAGGTGGCTACACTGTTAACCTTGCCCCTGCTGCTGAGCTGGGGGACGCTGTGCGGGGGCAGCCCTGACCCCCGCCTCCGAGAGTCCCTGATGTGGCAGGAGGGGTCGATGCAGACGGGAGGCACCCTGCTTTTGACAGAGGCTGAGACGGAACTCGGGGCGCAGCTCCAGAAGCTGAAGAAGCAGGAAATGGAGAGGTCAGATTTCCCGCCGACCTTGCACTTTTTCAAGGCCCGGTCCCTCATCCAGCAGAGCCCCATCTACAGGCTGCTGCAGAGGATGCCCAAAG gggcAGCGCTTCACGTGCACGACTTCTCCCTGGTGGGCGTGGAGTGGCTGGTGAGGAACGTGACGTACCGGCCACACTGCTACATGTGTTTCACGGATGACAGCTCCATCCGGTTCCTGTTTTCCTCCCGCCAGCCCTCCCCTCTGGCCCGCTGCTCCCCCTGGGTCTTGCTGGAGACACTGAGAGCCAAGCTGAAGAACACCACTGACCTCGACAGCAG catcGTGAGAAACCTGACCCTGTTCACGGAAGACCCTGACCAGGCCTACCCCAGCCAGGCCATGGTGTGGAAGGCGTTCGAGCAGGCCTTCCTCGTGGCTCTGGGCCTGGTCACACACGCACCCGTCTTCAAGGACTACTTCTACGAAGGCCTGAGGCAGTTCTACATGGACAACATCATGTACCTGGAGCTCAGAGCTCTACTACCTGAG ACCTACGAGCTGGACGGCAGCACCCATGACAGAGCCTGGAGCCTGAGGACCTACCAGGAAGTGACCAGGATGTTTGTGTCAGAACACCCCGACTTTCTGGGGACAAAGGTCATCTTCACAGTCCACAG GGGTATGAATCTCTCCATGGTGAAAGAGGCTGTTGAGGAAGCTATGGAACTACAGAGAGACTATCCAGAAATCATGGCTGGTTTTGATCTG GTGGGCCGGGAAGACAGCGGAAGACCTCTCTGGTTCTTCAGAGAGGCTCTGTCTCTCCCGGGAGAGAGAGGCGTCGCCCTCCCCTTCTTCTTCCACGCTGGAGAGACCG ATGCGGAGGGTACAGAGGTGGACCAGAACATGCTGGACGCCCTGCTGTTCAACACCTCTCGTATCGGCCACGGCTTTGCTCTGGTGCGCCACCCAGTGGCCAAGGAGCTGTCCAGGAAGATGGGGGTGGCGGTGGAGGTGTGCCCCATCTCCAACCAG GTGCTGAAACTGGTGTCCGATCTCAGGAACCACCCTGCCGCTGTGCTGATGTCCGAGGGCCACCCATTGGTCATCAGCTCAGATGACCCGGCCACTTTTGGTTCCTCTGGCCTATCGTACGACTTCTACGAGGCCTTTGTTGGCATAGGGGGAATGAGCTCGGACATCAGGACCCTGAAACAGCTGGCCCTAAACTCCATCAA gtacAGCGCTCTCACACCCCGGATGAAGCAGAAGGCCACAGACCTGTGGCAGCGCAGCTGGGAGAAGTTTGTCTCTGAGAACGTCCTGTAG
- the ada2a gene encoding adenosine deaminase 2-A isoform X2: protein MLSWLRLHQVATLLTLPLLLSWGTLCGGSPDPRLRESLMWQEGSMQTGGTLLLTEAETELGAQLQKLKKQEMERSDFPPTLHFFKARSLIQQSPIYRLLQRMPKGAALHVHDFSLVGVEWLVRNVTYRPHCYMCFTDDSSIRFLFSSRQPSPLARCSPWVLLETLRAKLKNTTDLDSSIVRNLTLFTEDPDQAYPSQAMVWKAFEQAFLVALGLVTHAPVFKDYFYEGLRQFYMDNIMYLELRALLPETYELDGSTHDRAWSLRTYQEVTRMFVSEHPDFLGTKVIFTVHRGMNLSMVKEAVEEAMELQRDYPEIMAGFDLVGREDSGRPLWFFREALSLPGERGVALPFFFHAGETDAEGTEVDQNMLDALLFNTSRIGHGFALVRHPVAKELSRKMGVAVEVCPISNQVLKLVSDLRNHPAAVLMSEGHPLVISSDDPATFGSSGLSYDFYEAFVGIGGMSSDIRTLKQLALNSIKYSALTPRMKQKATDLWQRSWEKFVSENVL from the exons ATGTTGTCATGGCTACGACTCCACCAGGTGGCTACACTGTTAACCTTGCCCCTGCTGCTGAGCTGGGGGACGCTGTGCGGGGGCAGCCCTGACCCCCGCCTCCGAGAGTCCCTGATGTGGCAGGAGGGGTCGATGCAGACGGGAGGCACCCTGCTTTTGACAGAGGCTGAGACGGAACTCGGGGCGCAGCTCCAGAAGCTGAAGAAGCAGGAAATGGAGAGGTCAGATTTCCCGCCGACCTTGCACTTTTTCAAGGCCCGGTCCCTCATCCAGCAGAGCCCCATCTACAGGCTGCTGCAGAGGATGCCCAAAG gggcAGCGCTTCACGTGCACGACTTCTCCCTGGTGGGCGTGGAGTGGCTGGTGAGGAACGTGACGTACCGGCCACACTGCTACATGTGTTTCACGGATGACAGCTCCATCCGGTTCCTGTTTTCCTCCCGCCAGCCCTCCCCTCTGGCCCGCTGCTCCCCCTGGGTCTTGCTGGAGACACTGAGAGCCAAGCTGAAGAACACCACTGACCTCGACAGCAG catcGTGAGAAACCTGACCCTGTTCACGGAAGACCCTGACCAGGCCTACCCCAGCCAGGCCATGGTGTGGAAGGCGTTCGAGCAGGCCTTCCTCGTGGCTCTGGGCCTGGTCACACACGCACCCGTCTTCAAGGACTACTTCTACGAAGGCCTGAGGCAGTTCTACATGGACAACATCATGTACCTGGAGCTCAGAGCTCTACTACCTGAG ACCTACGAGCTGGACGGCAGCACCCATGACAGAGCCTGGAGCCTGAGGACCTACCAGGAAGTGACCAGGATGTTTGTGTCAGAACACCCCGACTTTCTGGGGACAAAGGTCATCTTCACAGTCCACAG GGGTATGAATCTCTCCATGGTGAAAGAGGCTGTTGAGGAAGCTATGGAACTACAGAGAGACTATCCAGAAATCATGGCTGGTTTTGATCTG GTGGGCCGGGAAGACAGCGGAAGACCTCTCTGGTTCTTCAGAGAGGCTCTGTCTCTCCCGGGAGAGAGAGGCGTCGCCCTCCCCTTCTTCTTCCACGCTGGAGAGACCG ATGCGGAGGGTACAGAGGTGGACCAGAACATGCTGGACGCCCTGCTGTTCAACACCTCTCGTATCGGCCACGGCTTTGCTCTGGTGCGCCACCCAGTGGCCAAGGAGCTGTCCAGGAAGATGGGGGTGGCGGTGGAGGTGTGCCCCATCTCCAACCAG GTGCTGAAACTGGTGTCCGATCTCAGGAACCACCCTGCCGCTGTGCTGATGTCCGAGGGCCACCCATTGGTCATCAGCTCAGATGACCCGGCCACTTTTGGTTCCTCTGGCCTATCGTACGACTTCTACGAGGCCTTTGTTGGCATAGGGGGAATGAGCTCGGACATCAGGACCCTGAAACAGCTGGCCCTAAACTCCATCAA gtacAGCGCTCTCACACCCCGGATGAAGCAGAAGGCCACAGACCTGTGGCAGCGCAGCTGGGAGAAGTTTGTCTCTGAGAACGTCCTGTAG
- the ribc2 gene encoding RIB43A-like with coiled-coils protein 2 produces MYNIDLLSDRVVSEGLERRWNRELLRQDRIFNAKVRTIGVDQVALDSQVKVRREREDVEKQSVKQCAADLVRNDRTACLLEQRQAKDERQLQDATRGFRQAFQQPWSRREFDLNDSEHLKTQEGVQMLPGLTGEDTDQRARLKRQREQLREWSVQQQNELNTARYQQSLEEHQYDRGRVDMDNRALLLQNMEEERRRAVALTTKDFNLAMAAAGSERRHQERQQEEEDRRAHILNQQQGELLSESLEQSTSTLGLRRLRPDSYKGLTPEQQLSVIQQQQEQVVQGKRLQAEKVLEEAQQAQRRLAAARTAVLQERQQARVARQLRRELDDTNAQLAAARLAKKTHLEDVYSSVPDESYFSQFNTGSR; encoded by the exons ATGTACAATATTGATCTTCTTTCAGACCGCGTTGTTTCGGAAGGTCTGGAAAGAAGATGGAATAGAGAGCTGCTACGTCAAGATAGGATTTTTAATGCTAAAGTCAGAACAATTGGG GTCGATCAAGTTGCGCTTGATTCTCAAGTGAAGGTACGACGGGAAAGAGAGGATGTTGAAAAACAGTCAGTAAAGCAATGTG CCGCTGACCTGGTGCGTAATGACCGCACGGCCTGCCTGCTCGAGCAGCGGCAGGCTAAGGATGAGCGCCAGCTGCAGGACGCAACTCGAGGCTTCCGTCAGGCCTTCCAGCAGCCGTGGAGCCGCCGGGAGTTCGACCTGAACGACAGCGAGCACCTGAAGACCCAGGAGGGAGTCCAGATGCTACCGGGCTTGACGGGGGAGGACACGGACCAGCGTGCCAGGCTGAAGAGACAGCGGGAACAGCTCAGAGAGTGGTCCGTTCAGCAGCAGAACGAGCTGAACACAGCCCGGTACCAGCAGAGCTTGGAAG AGCACCAGTATGACCGGGGCAGAGTGGACATGGACAACAGAGCTCTCCTGCTCCagaacatggaggaggagagaaggagggctgtGGCTCTAACCACCAAGGACTTCAACCTGGCCATG gcAGCAGCAGGGTCGGAGCGTCGTCATCAGGAgcggcagcaggaggaggaggacaggcgaGCCCACATCCTGAACCAGCAGCAGGGGGAGCTGCTGTCAGAGAGCCTGGAGCAGAGCACCAGCACGCTGGGCCTCCGTCGCCTCCGGCCTGACAGCTACAAGGGCCTCACCCCAGAACAGCAGCTCAGCGtcatccagcagcagcaggagcaggtcGTGCAGGGGAAG AGGCTCCAGGCAGAGAAGGTTCTGGAGGAGGCGCAGCAGGCCCAGCGGCGCCTGGCGGCGGCCCGGACGGCCGTGCTGCAGGAGCGGCAGCAGGCCCGTGTTGCCAGGCAGCTGCGGCGGGAGCTGGATGACACCAACGCACAGCTGGCCGCAGCGCGCCTCGCAAA AAAGACGCACCTTGAGGATGTTTACAGCAGCGTCCCAGACGAGAGCTACTTCTCCCAGTTCAACACCGGCAGTCGATGA